The following coding sequences lie in one Candidatus Binatia bacterium genomic window:
- a CDS encoding patatin-like phospholipase family protein gives MSTITRNSDSGGKLGLVLSGGGARGPLQVGVYERLLRDSRFADGPQVLSGTSAGALNAAMISAGFTPSEMMDFWYGLADDPPVVASARFFRTLAQTLLKIAARELLDVPRRLPRDTIRFLQRARYYWPPQLGSLAALVTDYFLTSRFDLVSEILEGIEEPFLVDTGRLRDRLVKLFGGTRVPSKRRLAINAVDIHTGRVVRYVTGPVPAVPASEYVVVPAISVDMLVASASIPLLFSPVPIGTRLLWDGGLLVNTPLAPAVALGADQIITVLVTEQHRTGSLRRFGRAVERTADSFLENAYNVDRMLLLERNRLARMDGSPYREVKLYEALRPAHDRAVFSAGSYLNFQRPTMAAMYRAGQRAATDWLAQGPPIDRLDARQNVTRSARTG, from the coding sequence ATGTCGACGATAACACGCAATTCCGACTCGGGCGGCAAGCTCGGCCTCGTGCTCTCCGGCGGCGGCGCGCGAGGCCCCTTGCAGGTCGGCGTCTACGAGCGCCTGTTGCGTGACTCTCGCTTCGCCGACGGCCCGCAGGTGCTGAGCGGCACCTCCGCGGGCGCGCTCAACGCCGCCATGATCTCCGCCGGCTTCACGCCGAGCGAGATGATGGACTTCTGGTACGGCCTCGCCGACGACCCACCGGTCGTCGCGAGCGCGCGCTTCTTCCGCACGCTCGCCCAGACGCTGCTCAAGATCGCGGCGCGCGAGCTCCTCGACGTGCCCCGCCGGCTGCCGCGCGACACGATCCGCTTCCTGCAGCGCGCGCGCTACTACTGGCCGCCGCAGCTCGGCTCGCTCGCGGCGCTGGTCACCGACTACTTCCTGACCAGCCGCTTCGACCTGGTGAGCGAGATCCTCGAGGGCATCGAGGAGCCGTTCCTGGTCGACACGGGACGCCTGCGCGATCGCCTGGTGAAGCTGTTCGGCGGAACGCGCGTACCGAGCAAGCGGCGGCTCGCGATCAACGCGGTCGACATCCACACCGGACGCGTCGTGCGCTACGTCACCGGACCGGTGCCGGCGGTGCCGGCGTCGGAGTACGTCGTGGTGCCGGCGATCAGCGTCGACATGCTGGTCGCGAGCGCGAGCATCCCGCTGCTGTTCAGCCCGGTGCCGATCGGCACGCGGCTGCTGTGGGACGGGGGGCTGCTGGTCAACACGCCGCTCGCGCCGGCGGTCGCGCTCGGCGCGGATCAGATCATCACGGTGCTGGTCACCGAGCAGCACCGCACCGGCAGCCTGCGCCGCTTCGGCCGCGCCGTCGAGCGCACCGCGGACTCGTTCCTCGAGAACGCGTACAACGTCGACCGCATGCTGCTGCTCGAGCGCAACCGTCTCGCGCGGATGGACGGCAGCCCGTACCGCGAGGTCAAGCTCTACGAGGCGCTGCGTCCGGCGCACGACCGCGCGGTGTTCAGCGCGGGCTCGTACCTGAACTTCCAGCGCCCGACGATGGCCGCGATGTACCGCGCCGGTCAGCGCGCCGCGACCGACTGGCTCGCGCAGGGTCCGCCGATCGACCGCCTCGACGCGCGTCAGAACGTGACGCGCAGCGCGCGCACCGGCTGA
- a CDS encoding RNA polymerase sigma factor — translation MLDTRPTSAGDTLASAAALADEEVVERVLAGDVRLFEVLMRRYNQRVYRAARAVLRDDHEAEDAMQEAWVRAYANLASFAGRARFSTWLTRIVLNHAIERDRLRRRTFDATDAGDALPDVACSAEQQSIDVELRRALESAIGELPEVYRTTFVLRAVEGLSTAETAECQDVPEETVRTRLHRARELLRRDIETRFGLRLRECFGFGNERCDAVVAAVLARVAA, via the coding sequence ATGCTCGACACCCGACCGACGTCGGCGGGGGACACGTTGGCGTCCGCGGCGGCGCTCGCCGACGAGGAGGTCGTCGAGCGCGTGCTGGCCGGCGACGTCCGGCTCTTCGAGGTCCTGATGCGCCGCTACAACCAGCGCGTCTACCGCGCCGCGCGCGCCGTGCTGCGCGACGACCACGAGGCGGAGGATGCGATGCAGGAGGCGTGGGTGCGCGCGTACGCCAACCTCGCCTCGTTCGCGGGACGGGCGCGCTTCTCGACCTGGCTCACGCGCATCGTGCTGAACCATGCGATCGAGCGCGACCGTCTGCGTCGCCGCACCTTCGACGCCACCGACGCCGGCGACGCGCTCCCCGACGTCGCATGCAGCGCGGAGCAGCAGTCGATCGACGTCGAGCTGCGCCGCGCGCTCGAGAGCGCGATCGGCGAGCTGCCCGAGGTCTACCGCACGACGTTCGTGCTGCGCGCCGTCGAGGGGCTCAGCACGGCCGAGACCGCGGAGTGCCAGGACGTCCCGGAGGAGACGGTGCGCACGCGGCTGCACCGCGCGCGCGAGCTCCTGCGGCGCGACATCGAGACGCGCTTCGGGCTCCGGCTGCGCGAGTGCTTCGGCTTCGGCAACGAGCGCTGCGACGCCGTGGTCGCCGCGGTCCTCGCGCGCGTCGCCGCGTGA